A region from the Panicum hallii strain FIL2 chromosome 1, PHallii_v3.1, whole genome shotgun sequence genome encodes:
- the LOC112879300 gene encoding leucine-rich repeat extensin-like protein 7: MTPRGAPARAALLLLLALLGLLHPRPAAAQQEGAVPEAYAASFASRFAAPPSWSFPNPRLRAAYAALQAWKRTAIFSDPSNFTANWSGPNVCAYNGVFCAPLPGTAGAGAASGGYSHGHGSSGDGDLVVAGIDLNHADIAGYLPASLPLGVPDLALFHINSNRFCGVVPETFRHLRLLHELDLSNNRFVGGFPEVVLSLPSLRYLDLRFNDFEGSIPPALFDRPLDAIFLNSNRLRNPIPANLGNSPASVVVLAHNRLGGCIPPSIGKMAETLNEIVLIADELTGCVPPQVGLLKKVTVFDVSDNHLQGQLPASIGGMAAVEELDVARNRFEGALPAGVCGLASLKNFTYTDNFITSRPPCAKATADGAWNCIPGAPAQRPPSQCAAAAAHPFDCSKAQCQAPAYTPTPGGGGYTPTPGAGGHGGRGGRGSGKQPPTPVGSPPRGRIAGNPPPPSSSPTPSYPSPPSSSPSTPSYPSPPSSATTPSYHSPPKGSTTPSYPPPPSSASTPSYHHSPPQGSPTTPSYPSPPQGSTTPSYPPPPSSASTPSYHHSPPQGSPTTPSYPSPPSSSSTPSYHSPPHGAPTPSHPSPPKGSSSPTPVTHAPPPPTSADEPDVRYAPPPRSYGPKPSTPPSHGSASPPSTGYQPPSSGHPTPSPPTEHPGYVLPPHAPGTPSSPPSHPGTPSTTPGAPPTKHCSPPAQGGSPGTGGDHDHGHGHGHGGKLPFPPVYGVSYASPPPPGKPYY, translated from the coding sequence ATGACCCCCCGCGGcgcgccggcgcgcgcggcgctgctgctgctgctggcgctgctcGGGCTCCTGCACccgcgcccggcggcggcgcagcaggagGGCGCCGTGCCGGAGGCGTACGCGGCCTCGTTCGCGTCCcgcttcgccgcgccgccgtcctggTCCTTCCCGAACCCGCGCCTCCGGGCCGCCTACGCCGCGCTCCAGGCGTGGAAGCGCACCGCCATCTTCTCCGACCCCTCCAACTTCACCGCCAACTGGTCCGGCCCCAACGTCTGCGCCTACAACGGCGTCTTCTGCGCGCCCCTCCCCggcaccgccggcgccggcgccgcctccggcggatacagccacggccacggcaGCAGCGGCGATGGAGACCTCGTCGTCGCCGGCATCGACCTCAACCACGCCGACATCGCCGGGTACCTGCCGGCGTCGCTGCCCCTCGGCGTCCCGGACCTGGCGCTCTTCCACATCAACTCCAACCGCTTCTGCGGCGTCGTCCCGGAGACCTTCCGCCACCTGCGCCTGCTCCACGAGCTCGACCTCAGCAACAACCGCTTCGTCGGGGGATTCCCCGAGGTCGTGCTCTCGCTGCCGTCGCTCAGGTACCTCGACCTCAGGTTCAACGACTTCGAGGGCTCCATCCCGCCGGCGCTCTTCGACCGCCCGCTCGACGCCATCTTCCTCAACTCCAACCGCCTCCGCAACCCCATCCCGGCCAACCTCGGCAACTCGCCGGCCTCCGTCGTCGTGCTCGCGCACAACAGGCTCGGGGGATGCATCCCTCCCAGCATCGGCAAGATGGCCGAGACGCTGAACGAGATCGTGCTCATCGCCGACGAGCTCACAGGGTGCGTCCCGCCCCAGGTCGGGCTGCTCAAGAAGGTCACCGTGTTCGACGTCAGCGACAACCACCTCCAGGGCCAGCTCCCGGCCAGCATTGGCGGGATGGCCGCCGTCGAGGAGCTCGACGTCGCCAGGAACCGCTTCGAGGGCGCCTTGCCGGCCGGCGTCTGCGGCCTCGCCAGCCTCAAGAACTTCACGTACACCGACAACTTCATCACCTCGCGCCCGCCCTGCGCCAAGGCCACCGCCGACGGCGCGTGGAACTGCATCCCCGGCGCGCCGGCCCAGCGCCCGCCGTCGCAGTGCGCGGCCGCCGCAGCGCACCCGTTCGACTGCAGCAAGGCGCAATGCCAGGCCCCGGCGTACACCCCAACGCCGGGTGGTGGTGGGTACACCCCGACGCCCGGTGCTGGTGGCCATGGCGGGCGCGGTGGACGTGGAAGCGGCAAGCAACCGCCCACGCCAGTGGGATCGCCTCCGAGAGGCCGCATCGCTGGgaacccgccgccgccatcgagctctCCTACCCCATCCTACCCGTCGCCGCCTTCGAGCTCTCCTTCTACTCCTTCCTACccgtcgccgccgtcgagcgCCACCACTCCATCGTACCACTCGCCACCAAAGGGCTCCACCACGCCGTCGtaccctccgccgccgtcgagcgccAGCACCCCGTCCTACCACCACTCGCCACCCCAGGGATCACCCACCACCCCGTCCTACCCCTCGCCGCCACAGGGCTCCACCACCCCGTCCtaccctccgccgccgtcgagcgccAGCACCCCGTCCTACCACCACTCGCCACCCCAGGGTTCACCCACCACGCCGTCCTACCCCTCACCACCCTCAAGCTCCAGCACTCCATCCTACCACTCGCCGCCGCACGGCGCGCCGACCCCGTCCCACCCGTCGCCACCAAAGGGCTCTTCCTCCCCAACCCCAGTGAcccacgcgccgcccccgccgacCTCGGCGGACGAACCGGACGTGCGttacgcgccgccgccgcgctcgtaCGGCCCCAAGCCCTCGACGCCCCCATCCCACGGCTCGGCGTCGCCTCCCTCGACAGGCTACCAGCCGCCGTCCTCCGGCCACccgacgccgtcgccgccaaCGGAGCACCCAGGCTACGTCCTGCCGCCGCACGCCCCAGGGACCCCCTCCTCGCCCCCgtcgcaccccggcaccccctcGACGACGCCAGGAGCGCCGCCGACGAAGcactgctcgccgccggcccAGGGAGGGAGCCCCGGCACCGGTGGTGACCACGACcacgggcacgggcacgggcacggcGGCAAGCTGCCGTTCCCGCCTGTCTACGGTGTGTCCtacgcgtcgccgccgcctccagggAAGCCGTACTACTAG
- the LOC112879334 gene encoding uncharacterized protein LOC112879334 isoform X2, which produces MRPPTRPGGAPAGQAGRRLGPGVLRLLQAPAVVALAAALAVSAPAPAAPGPAGASEPLCNLPPTLSGEEGGRQGETNRIRHPKSDRAARCTSKCVSTCVLGGYGAPGVAGPFNIRRPLVVFKDTFRSRQYCLVECSDICNLLKDGEDDQ; this is translated from the exons ATGCGGCCGCCAACGAGGcccggcggggcgccggcgggcCAGGCCGGCCGTAGGCTCGGCCCCGGCGTCCTGAGGCTGCTGCAGGcgccggcggtggtggcgctggcggcggcgctggcggtcTCGGCGCCCGCTCCCGCGGCTCCGGGTCCAGCAGGGGCGTCGGAGCCGCTCTGCAACCTCCCGCCGACGCTGTCCGGCGAGGAGGGCGGGCGGCAGGGGGAGACCAACAGGATCCGGCACCCCAAGTCGGACCGCGCGGCGCGCTGCACCTCCAAGTGCGTCAGCACCTGCGTCCTCGGCGGCTACGGCGCGCCGGGCGTCGCCGGGCCCTTCAACATCCGGAG GCCCCTGGTGGTGTTCAAGGACACTTTCCGCAGCCGGCAGTACTG CCTGGTCGAGTGTTCAGACATCTGCAATCTGCTCAAGGACGGCGAAGATGACCAGTGA
- the LOC112879334 gene encoding uncharacterized protein LOC112879334 isoform X1 has translation MRPPTRPGGAPAGQAGRRLGPGVLRLLQAPAVVALAAALAVSAPAPAAPGPAGASEPLCNLPPTLSGEEGGRQGETNRIRHPKSDRAARCTSKCVSTCVLGGYGAPGVAGPFNIRSFFVGMGGGRTRARRPLVVFKDTFRSRQYCLVECSDICNLLKDGEDDQ, from the exons ATGCGGCCGCCAACGAGGcccggcggggcgccggcgggcCAGGCCGGCCGTAGGCTCGGCCCCGGCGTCCTGAGGCTGCTGCAGGcgccggcggtggtggcgctggcggcggcgctggcggtcTCGGCGCCCGCTCCCGCGGCTCCGGGTCCAGCAGGGGCGTCGGAGCCGCTCTGCAACCTCCCGCCGACGCTGTCCGGCGAGGAGGGCGGGCGGCAGGGGGAGACCAACAGGATCCGGCACCCCAAGTCGGACCGCGCGGCGCGCTGCACCTCCAAGTGCGTCAGCACCTGCGTCCTCGGCGGCTACGGCGCGCCGGGCGTCGCCGGGCCCTTCAACATCCGGAG TTTCTTTGTTGGCATGGGTGGTGGACGGACGCGTGCCCGCAGGCCCCTGGTGGTGTTCAAGGACACTTTCCGCAGCCGGCAGTACTG CCTGGTCGAGTGTTCAGACATCTGCAATCTGCTCAAGGACGGCGAAGATGACCAGTGA
- the LOC112879310 gene encoding uncharacterized protein LOC112879310 yields the protein MVAAAAAAGGEGGGVDGSGTGSFLRIFVGGLAESVGAADLEAVFASAGRVAGVEFVRTNGRSFAYVDFHCPSDKALAKLFSTYNGCKWKGGKLRLEKAKEHYLTRLKREWEQEAAAAAQEAAPKDNGEKQDKPKLDKAALDASKINIYFPKLRKVKALPFKGTGKHKYSFRHIEVPSYPIHFCDCEEHCGPPEAANNEYASVLNAAAYEKERNIMNSVMNKLFEKENEHFDSSEMEKFDAHTDTIEPSNAVNNMQIEETEEAPEEDLQMEEPEESSDEDLDDDLVINIAPRKSNKSVGQANMEKQEVKNDSQLRKRPSVEDASLPKKRQRTEGLSESRKGRQEPVSVMSGMRTTGKTLPTKSEDRKNQLKSPGLTGEGTYEFSSILPRDKSSADPQVVEAQTSSGSAQNVVANEPKKGSMWTQKSAWRDLVGGMGSTPFSISQVLPNTYPAQSVHANVTENVRSSELLEATMQLPSDHKFLSSVGMLSTGTTDESTGGECKDSNKLQKVRVVPKITIGEVCPFMRNAESQKQWSKAKKAISGFAKKRNESSGSNAGKGKPLKKR from the exons atggtggcggcggcggcggcggcgggcggggagggaggaggagtaGACGGCAGCGGCACGGGATCTTTTTTGCGTATATTCGTGGGCGGGCTGGCGGAGAGCGTGGGCGCGGCCGACCTGGAGGCCGTGTTCGCCTCGGCCGGGCGCGTCGCCGGAGTCGAGTTCGTGCGCACCAACGGCCGCAGCTTCGCCTACGTAGACTTCCACTGCCCCTCCGACAAGGCCCTCGCCAAGCTCTTCTCCACT TACAATGGGTGTAAATGGAAAGGGGGGAAGCTTAGGCTGGAGAAGGCCAAAGAGCACTACCTTACTCGCTTGAAGCGAGAATGGGAGCAGgaagcggcggcagcagcacagGAAGCTGCGCCGAAAGATAATGGGGAGAAGCAGGACAAGCCGAAACTGGATAAGGCTGCTTTGGATGCCTCAAAGATTAACATTTACTTCCCAAAACTGAGGAAG GTAAAAGCTTTGCCTTTTAAAGGCACAGGAAAGCACAAGTACAGTTTCCGCCATATTGAAGTTCCTTCTTATCCGATTCATTTCTGTGACTGTGAGGAGCACTGTGGACCTCCTGAAGCAGCTAATAATGAATATGCTTCAGTTCTTAATGCTGCTGCATATGAGAAGGAGCGCAACATCATGAATTCTGTGATGAACAAGCTTTTTGAGAAGGAAAATGAGCATTTTGATTCATCAGAAATGGAGAAATTTGATGCTCATACTGACACCATTGAACCCTCCAATGCTGTGAATAACATGCAAATTGAAGAAACTGAAGAGGCTCCAGAGGAAGATTTGCAAATGGAAGAACCAGAAGAGTCTTCAGATGAGGATTTAGATGATGACCTTGTGATTAATATTGCTCCCCGCAAGTCCAATAAATCAGTAGGGCAAGCAAACATGGAAAAACAGGAAGTGAAAAAT GACTCACAGTTAAGAAAGCGCCCAAGTGTTGAAGATGCTTCCCTGCCAAAGAAGAGGCAGAGAACTGAGGGTTTGTCTGAATCTAGAAAAGGGAGACAAGAACCTGTTTCAGTTATGTCAGGCATgagaaccacaggcaagactttGCCTACAAAATCAGAAGACAGAAAAAATCAACTGAAGTCTCCGGGTTTGACAGGAGAAGGGACATATGAGTTCTCTTCAATACTCCCCAGAGACAAAAGCTCTGCAGACCCTCAAGTTGTCGAGGCTCAGACAAGTTCTGGAAGTGCACAAAATGTGGTGGCGAATGAACCTAAAAAGGGCTCGATGTGGACTCAGAAATCAGCTTGGAGAGATCTTGTAGGGGGCATGGGAAGCACACCTTTCAGTATATCACAGGTGCTGCCAAACACCTATCCAGCACAATCAGTACATGCAAATGTCACTGAAAATGTGAGATCTTCAGAACTCCTGGAAGCTACAATGCAGCTCCCATCGGACCACAAGTTTCTGAGTTCTGTGGGAATGCTGTCTACTGGTACAACAGATGAGTCAACTGGTGGTGAGTGCAAGGATAGCAATAAGCTGCAGAAGGTGCGGGTGGTCCCAAAGATCACCATCGGTGAAGTCTGCCCTTTCATGAGAAATGCAGAGTCACAAAAGCAATGGTCAAAGGCAAAGAAAGCTATATCTGGGTTCGCGAAGAAGCGCAATGAGAGCAGTGGATCCAATGCCGGGAAGGGAAAACCACTGAAAAAAAGATAA
- the LOC112879319 gene encoding putative vacuolar cation/proton exchanger 4 — translation MTTDGADYRRLLHGRQNSHQAPIDGADGFEDDNLAAPQSPPHNVGARPQRDLGSADWGVFGSMKIVLFKSKLNLLIPCGFLAILIDYTSQNQGWVFPLSLLGIIPLAERLGFATEQLGLFTGRTAGGLLNATFGNATELVISIHALRSGKLRVVQQSLLGSILSNTLLVLGCAFFGGGLACGKTEQAFRKEDAVLNSGLLLMAVMGLVSPAMLYYTHTEVNLGQSALALSRFSSCIMLVAYAAFIYFELSNSRRRDEASGDQGDDDYEYAYPEISKWEAIAWLGIFTAWISVFSDFLVDAIEGASKAWKIPIAFISTVLLPIVGNAAEHASAVMFAVKDKLDISLGVAIGSSTQISMFVIPFSVVTGWMMGQPMDLNFHLFETASLLITVLVVAFLLQDGTSNCFKGLMLILCYLIVAASFYVYADPNIDGKVSHLSKLFSVRQRRS, via the exons ATGACGACGGACGGTGCCGACTACCGGAGGCTCTTGCATGGGCGTCAGAACTCCCATCAG GCTCCTATAGATGGAGCAGATGGGTTCGAGGATGACAATCTTGCTGCACCGCAATCACCGCCCCACAATGTTGGAGCACGTCCCCAAAGGGATCTAGGCTCCGCAGATTGGGGCGTTTTCGGTAGCATGAAGATTGTGCTGTTCAAATCCAAGCTCAATTTGCTTATACCATGTGGATTCTTGGCAATACTGATTGATTATACCAGCCAAAATCAG GGCTGGGTGTTTCCTCTGAGCCTGTTGGGTATCATTCCTTTGGCAGAGCGATTGGGTTTCGCTACCGA GCAATTAGGACTCTTCACTGGCCGAACAG CTGGAGGCCTTCTGAATGCTACATTTGGTAATGCAACCGAGCTGGTCATATCGATTCATGCGCTACGGAGTGGAAAGCTACGGGTGGTTCAGCAATCTCTGCTCGGATCAATCCTGTCGAACACGCTCCTGGTTCTCGGTTGCGCATTCTTCGGTGGGGGACTTGCCTGTGGCAAAACCGAGCAAGCTTTCAGAAAG GAAGATGCAGTGCTGAACTCTGGGCTGCTCTTGATGGCGGTGATGGGGTTGGTGTCTCCTGCTATGCTTTACTATACTCACACTGAAGTTAACTTAGGCCAGTCAGCGCTGGCATTATCAAGGTTCAGCAGCTGCATAATGCTTGTTGCTTATGCTGCTTTCATTTACTTCGAGTTGTCGAACAGTCGCCGTCGAGATGAAGCTA GTGGAGATCAAGGGGATGACGACTACGAATATGCATATCCTGAAATTTCCAAATGGGAAGCCATCGCATGGCTTGGAATTTTCACTGCTTGGATCTCAGTTTTCTCAGACTTTTTAGTTGATGCTATCGAG GGGGCATCCAAGGCTTGGAAAATACCGATTGCATTCATCAGTACTGTTTTGCTTCCAATTGTGGGGAATGCTGCAGAACATGCTAGTGCTGTTATGTTTGCAGTGAAAGACAAATTA GATATTTCCCTTGGAGTGGCTATTGGGTCTTCAACGCAGATATCCATGTTTGTG ATACCATTTAGTGTAGTGACAGGATGGATGATGGGCCAGCCAATGGACCTGAATTTCCATCTATTTGAAACTGCAAGCCTCTTGATAACCGTACTGGTCGTAGCATTTTTGTTGCAG GATGGAACTTCGAACTGTTTCAAAGGGTTGATGCTGATTCTCTGCTATCTGATAGTAGCTGCCAGTTTTTATGTATACGCTGACCCAAATATTGACGGTAAGGTTTCTCACCTCTCTAAATTGTTCTCTGTGCGACAAAGGAGGTCCTGA
- the LOC112879329 gene encoding protein PHOSPHATE STARVATION RESPONSE 3-like: MDHTCTAPQPSAHSLFRAKSDHCGSAHDPQSSCASAQSSSVKSEMVGSLSLTKILPLDLHKRSPESNPERSASRASQAQLSDPISSSSSTFCTSMFSLKTSSGSCRQKGALPFLPHPPKCEEQQQQISARQPSSSSSLLFGADLSNGGHDDAEHSGDLKDFLNLSGDVSEGSFPGESNSMAFSEQMEFQFLSEQLGIAITNNEESPRLDDIYDRPPQTSSSYSDQENLQSAASLVKVQLSSSRAEVCNKPRLRWTLELHERFVEAVNKLGGPEKATPKGVLKLMKVEGLTIYHVKSHLQKYRFAKYLPETKEDKKSSSEGKKSQSVIPGNDAGKKKSLQVAEALRMQMEVQKQLHEQLEVQRQLQLRIEEHARYLQKILEQQQKARDSLSTTRNSTKEEAPESTEKEETSSDPLSRRKISDTDLECNS; encoded by the exons ATGGATCACACGTGCACTGCTCCCCAGCCTTCAGCTCATAGTCTGTTCAGAGCTAAATCCGATCACTGTGGTTCAGCGCATGATCCACAGTCATCATGTGCTTCTGCTCAATCCTCGAGCGTTAAGTCAGAGATGGTTGGTTCGTTGAGTCTGACAAAGATCCTTCCGCTTGACCTTCATAAACGGAGTCCTGAGTCCAATCCTGAACGTTCTGCTTCTCGCGCATCGCAAGCCCAATTGTCGGATCCAATTTCATCTAGTTCTTCCACATTCTGCACAAGTATGTTCTCGCTCAAGACAAGCTCCGGATCGTGCCGGCAAAAAGGCGCTCTGCCTTTCCTACCCCATCCTCCTAAATgtgaggagcagcagcagcagatttCAGCTCGGCAGCCATCCAGCTCTTCTTCACTGCTCTTTGGTGCTGACCTCAGCAATGGTGGCCATGATGATGCTGAACATTCAGGTGATCTCAAGGACTTTCTTAACCTTTCCGGAGACGTTTCAGAAGGTAGTTTCCCTGGAGAAAGCAATTCCATGGCTTTCAGTGAGCAGATGGAATTTCAGTTCTTGTCTGAACAGCTCGGAATCGCCATCACCAACAACGAAGAGAGCCCTCGATTAGAT GACATATACGACAGACCACCACAAACCTCTTCATCTTACTCTGACCAAGAAAACCTCCAGAGCGCAGCATCTCTTGTCAAAGTTCAGCTGAGTTCATCCCGAGCTGAAGTATGCAACAAACCAAGACTGAGATGGACACTGGAGCTCCATGAGCGTTTTGTAGAGGCTGTCAACAAGCTTGGAGGACCAGAAA AGGCAACTCCAAAGGGTGTTCTGAAGCTTATGAAGGTAGAAGGCTTGACCATCTATCATGTGAAGAGCCATTTGCAG AAATATCGTTTCGCCAAATATCTTCCAGAGACAAAAGAAG ATAAGAAGTCCTCTTCAGAAGGCAAGAAATCTCAATCGGTAATACCAGGAAATGATGCTGGCAAAAAGAA GAGTTTACAAGTAGCAGAAGCTCTTCGGATGCAAATGGAGGTTCAGAAACAACTTCATGAGCAATTAGAG GTGCAAAGGCAACTACAGCTGCGCATAGAAGAACATGCAAGATATTTGCAGAAGATATTAGAACAACAACAAAAGGCAAGGGACTCCTTATCTACTACGAGAAATTCAACAAAAGAGGAAGCGCCAGAATCCACAGAGAAAGAGGAAACCTCTTCAGATCCACTGTCAAGGCGCAAAATTTCAGATACTGACCTGGAATGCAACTCATGA